One genomic region from Flavobacteriales bacterium encodes:
- a CDS encoding DUF6428 family protein, producing the protein MKLSEVKEALNGMNEVVFRLEDGTQVPAHFHVTEVGSVKRHFIDCGGTIRNDEAVNFQLWTAADYDHRLAATKLLNIIALSEDKLGLSDAEVKVEYQTETIGVYGLAFRDKAFILTNTQTDCLAKDACGIPQEKKATEQACCTPGGGCC; encoded by the coding sequence ATGAAACTATCAGAAGTAAAAGAAGCATTGAACGGAATGAATGAGGTCGTTTTCCGTTTAGAAGATGGCACGCAAGTACCGGCACATTTTCATGTGACAGAAGTAGGAAGCGTTAAACGACACTTCATAGACTGTGGTGGAACAATCAGAAATGATGAGGCCGTAAATTTTCAACTGTGGACTGCCGCAGACTATGATCATCGATTGGCTGCCACCAAATTATTGAACATCATTGCTTTGTCTGAAGACAAATTAGGACTCTCAGATGCCGAAGTGAAAGTTGAATATCAGACCGAAACTATTGGTGTTTATGGTCTGGCATTCAGAGACAAGGCCTTTATCCTCACTAACACTCAAACAGACTGTCTGGCAAAGGATGCCTGCGGAATTCCGCAAGAAAAGAAAGCTACCGAACAAGCATGCTGCACACCAGGAGGTGGATGTTGCTGA
- the pfkA gene encoding 6-phosphofructokinase translates to MKTIAVFTSGGDSPGMNACIRAVVRTGLHHGMTIYGIMHGYQGMIDDQFKLLDSDDVGNILQRGGTILKSSRCKAFLTKEGRQQAFDNLQKYGIEGIVAIGGDGTFAGAKVFTEEHNIPFIGLPGTIDNDLIGTDYTIGYDTALNNVLDAVDKIKDTAASHDRLFFVEVMGKDAGFIALRSGIGVGATAILIPEVHTDLEELVANLRAAYIRKKSSSIIIVAEGDDAGGAYNIAEQVVKQLPQYDTRVTILGHQQRGGSPSALDRMLASQLGYEAVNALLAGKHSVMVGIVDKKVCYTSFDKAIKHHDKVNPDYLKLAEILAA, encoded by the coding sequence ATGAAGACGATTGCAGTATTTACCAGCGGAGGAGATTCTCCGGGAATGAACGCGTGCATCCGCGCGGTGGTCAGAACAGGATTACATCACGGAATGACCATCTATGGCATCATGCACGGATACCAAGGCATGATAGACGACCAATTCAAATTGCTGGACAGCGATGATGTGGGAAACATCCTTCAGCGTGGCGGAACCATCCTCAAATCTTCGCGCTGCAAGGCCTTTTTGACCAAGGAAGGACGCCAGCAGGCTTTCGATAATCTTCAGAAATATGGCATAGAAGGCATTGTGGCCATTGGTGGCGATGGCACGTTTGCAGGCGCCAAGGTCTTTACGGAGGAGCACAATATTCCGTTCATTGGCTTGCCTGGCACCATCGACAACGACCTTATTGGCACCGATTATACCATTGGTTATGATACAGCGCTAAATAACGTACTGGATGCGGTGGATAAAATCAAGGACACGGCCGCATCGCACGACCGATTGTTCTTTGTAGAAGTGATGGGCAAGGATGCAGGTTTCATTGCGCTCCGTTCGGGCATTGGAGTAGGAGCGACCGCCATTCTCATTCCTGAGGTTCATACCGACCTTGAAGAACTGGTGGCAAACTTGCGGGCTGCTTATATCCGCAAGAAATCGAGCAGCATTATTATTGTGGCCGAGGGAGATGATGCAGGTGGTGCCTACAATATTGCCGAACAGGTAGTGAAGCAGCTTCCGCAATACGATACGCGTGTTACCATTCTGGGCCATCAGCAACGGGGTGGAAGTCCTTCGGCATTGGACCGCATGCTGGCTTCGCAACTAGGCTACGAAGCGGTGAATGCACTGCTTGCAGGGAAACATTCTGTCATGGTGGGTATTGTAGACAAGAAAGTGTGCTACACATCATTCGATAAGGCGATCAAACATCACGATAAGGTGAATCCTGACTACCTGAAATTGGCCGAGATATTGGCGGCCTGA
- a CDS encoding permease, producing the protein MFDWIQHFADWLIYSVFHIGAETHLGVALNFFVYDTLKILILLFLIVFLMGVVNTYFPIEKLKDYLNRKKLFGLEYLFASIFGAITPFCSCSSVPLFIGFVQGGIPLGVTFAFLITSPLVNEVAIAMFLGMFGLKATLIYAGSGIALGALGGWILGKFNLEPLLTDWVRTIMAKKQTSDQQYTEEPLTFMQRLPEITRGAWDIVKSVLLYVIIGIAIGAAMHGFVPEQFFAEYLGSGAWWTVPLAVIVAVPMYANAAGIVPVIQVFVAKGVPLGTAIAFMMATVGLSIPEATLLKKVMTMKLVAIYFGIVTFFIILSGYLFNMIL; encoded by the coding sequence ATGTTCGACTGGATACAGCACTTCGCAGATTGGCTGATTTACTCAGTCTTCCACATTGGTGCAGAAACCCATCTTGGTGTAGCACTGAACTTCTTTGTGTACGACACACTGAAAATCCTCATTCTACTTTTTCTCATCGTGTTTCTGATGGGTGTGGTAAACACCTACTTCCCCATTGAGAAACTGAAAGACTACCTCAACCGAAAGAAACTGTTCGGTCTAGAATACCTGTTCGCTTCCATATTCGGAGCTATTACTCCTTTCTGTTCGTGTTCGTCCGTGCCGCTTTTCATCGGTTTTGTACAAGGCGGCATCCCCTTGGGTGTCACCTTCGCTTTCCTTATCACCTCTCCTCTTGTGAATGAAGTGGCCATTGCCATGTTTCTGGGCATGTTTGGCCTGAAAGCAACCTTGATCTATGCGGGTTCGGGCATTGCTCTTGGCGCCCTAGGCGGATGGATACTCGGGAAATTCAATTTGGAACCCCTACTTACGGATTGGGTCAGGACCATCATGGCCAAAAAGCAAACATCCGATCAGCAGTATACCGAAGAGCCGTTGACCTTTATGCAACGGCTACCCGAAATTACCCGTGGCGCTTGGGATATTGTAAAGAGTGTATTGCTGTATGTGATCATCGGTATTGCCATTGGAGCTGCCATGCATGGTTTTGTTCCCGAACAGTTCTTTGCGGAGTATTTGGGAAGTGGCGCTTGGTGGACCGTTCCTTTGGCTGTTATTGTGGCTGTGCCCATGTATGCCAATGCAGCGGGAATTGTTCCTGTAATCCAAGTATTTGTAGCTAAAGGAGTGCCTTTAGGAACGGCCATTGCCTTTATGATGGCTACCGTAGGATTGTCCATTCCGGAAGCAACTTTACTTAAGAAGGTAATGACCATGAAGTTGGTTGCTATTTACTTCGGCATTGTCACCTTCTTCATCATTCTGTCGGGCTATTTATTCAATATGATACTATGA
- a CDS encoding bifunctional 3-(3-hydroxy-phenyl)propionate/3-hydroxycinnamic acid hydroxylase translates to MNGQYDTEVVIVGGGPTGLMLANLLGACGVKTIVLEREKDVFPVPRATHIDEETVRNFTLTGLMPELAKHISPFGNVEVADSKGRVILTEHVGLISDVHGKAGSFFFDQPAFETILRHGLKRYAHVLFLPDTEVLKIDQHANGVTVFAKDRECENERTVHAQYAVGCDGGRSLVRKSLDISMHQMAPSRDWLIVDATLKDMNDAALLPQHFQYRMGLDRLMLYAHGHGQNRRWEFRLQQGEEHPDRSEVIKWISAFIEPEKLNILRMTPYTQRAQIAEKWRVGRILLAGDAAHLMPPSAGQGMCSGIRDAVNLAWKLRHVLQFSDRDGMLNSYQTERQPHLTKMLNSSMFISNRLNAESAVARLWKYAQILFIGTFSPIRDLMRSQLLSPIPLSAGFFQHSLAGGQHVPRFEDQDGQFTDVWPYAWAVVGAADAFGPSLMLRLGMMGIHSVGNRLEDAMLESRLNRWLKDNDATFAIIRPDRIVYCFTGKHAIHAQLDVLERRGVGYVELANALELRHGAA, encoded by the coding sequence ATGAACGGACAGTATGATACAGAAGTTGTCATAGTAGGTGGCGGCCCTACGGGTCTGATGTTGGCAAACCTGCTAGGCGCATGCGGAGTGAAAACCATTGTGCTGGAGCGCGAGAAAGATGTGTTTCCAGTACCTCGGGCCACGCACATCGATGAAGAAACCGTCCGAAATTTCACACTTACCGGCCTGATGCCCGAATTGGCAAAACACATCTCGCCATTCGGCAATGTGGAAGTTGCTGACAGCAAAGGCCGTGTCATACTGACGGAACATGTCGGTCTGATCTCTGATGTACATGGAAAAGCGGGATCATTCTTCTTTGATCAACCAGCCTTTGAAACCATCTTACGGCACGGGTTGAAACGATATGCGCATGTGTTATTCTTGCCTGATACAGAAGTTCTTAAGATTGACCAACATGCCAACGGAGTCACTGTTTTTGCCAAAGACCGTGAATGCGAAAATGAACGGACCGTGCACGCACAGTATGCCGTTGGGTGTGACGGTGGGCGTAGTCTGGTTCGGAAAAGCTTGGACATTTCAATGCATCAGATGGCGCCAAGCAGAGATTGGCTTATTGTTGATGCTACGCTGAAGGATATGAACGATGCGGCACTGTTGCCTCAGCATTTTCAGTACCGCATGGGCTTAGACCGATTGATGCTATATGCGCACGGCCATGGACAGAACAGGCGCTGGGAATTCCGTTTGCAACAAGGAGAGGAACATCCAGACCGGTCCGAAGTGATCAAATGGATATCGGCCTTTATCGAACCTGAAAAACTGAACATACTGAGAATGACCCCATACACGCAAAGGGCACAGATAGCCGAAAAGTGGCGGGTCGGGCGGATACTGCTGGCGGGCGATGCTGCACATCTGATGCCTCCATCTGCTGGGCAAGGCATGTGCTCAGGCATACGCGATGCCGTCAATCTTGCATGGAAACTACGCCATGTACTACAGTTTTCAGATAGAGACGGAATGCTCAATTCGTATCAGACCGAACGGCAGCCGCATCTTACCAAGATGCTGAACAGTTCCATGTTCATCAGCAATCGACTTAATGCCGAATCGGCCGTGGCGCGCCTGTGGAAATATGCGCAGATCCTTTTCATCGGCACGTTTTCTCCGATACGCGACCTCATGCGTTCCCAACTTCTTTCTCCGATCCCATTGAGCGCAGGCTTTTTTCAGCATTCATTGGCTGGTGGACAACATGTGCCCCGCTTCGAAGATCAGGATGGTCAGTTTACAGATGTATGGCCTTACGCGTGGGCCGTGGTAGGTGCGGCCGATGCATTCGGACCCTCGCTCATGCTCCGATTAGGCATGATGGGCATCCATTCCGTTGGCAACCGGTTGGAAGACGCTATGCTCGAAAGCAGACTGAATCGGTGGTTGAAAGACAATGATGCGACATTTGCCATTATTCGGCCAGACCGTATCGTGTATTGTTTTACAGGCAAACATGCCATTCATGCACAACTGGACGTGCTGGAAAGGCGAGGTGTCGGGTATGTAGAGCTGGCAAATGCGCTAGAGCTGCGCCACGGAGCTGCCTGA
- a CDS encoding nitrophenyl compound nitroreductase subunit ArsF family protein — protein sequence MKSTNALFSTLFSFMLIFTSCTSEAQQTANLDATPVATEVIQFHSEHRCMTCNKIETLTKETLKAYPSIPFSLVNVDDEKNEKKAEQFQATGTALFLYDAKTGKMQELTDFAFMNAGNEEKFKAELKKKIDAFLK from the coding sequence ATGAAATCTACAAACGCATTATTCAGCACCCTTTTCAGCTTCATGCTGATCTTCACTTCATGTACCAGCGAAGCACAACAGACAGCCAATTTGGATGCAACTCCTGTTGCAACTGAGGTCATTCAGTTTCATTCGGAACACAGATGCATGACCTGCAATAAGATTGAAACACTCACTAAGGAAACCCTCAAGGCTTATCCTTCTATTCCGTTTTCGTTGGTGAATGTGGATGATGAGAAGAACGAAAAGAAGGCGGAGCAATTTCAGGCAACTGGAACAGCCTTATTTCTCTATGACGCCAAAACAGGCAAGATGCAAGAACTCACAGATTTTGCTTTTATGAATGCTGGAAATGAAGAGAAATTCAAAGCTGAATTGAAGAAGAAAATTGATGCCTTTCTGAAATAG
- a CDS encoding protein-tyrosine-phosphatase, which produces MKLLNTIILTLLISSTIQAQTMKMEMSKNLERYTADLVANANTINPERQEQLKELATDLTSVLKETDKHDVIFVCTHNSRRSHLADLWFRFALMYYGVNELGSFSGGTEATAFNPRAIAAMKRAGFKTSYDKSAENPIVSISPLTYPVWNVRSKVYSDDANPKSNFTAVMVCSDADRACPVVDGATQRFAIPYNDPKHYDGTPSEELKYDETVKLIGTEMMFLVDQIKKQMILQGKSAQ; this is translated from the coding sequence ATGAAACTCTTGAACACTATCATCCTTACCCTACTTATTTCAAGCACCATTCAAGCACAAACAATGAAAATGGAAATGAGCAAAAACCTAGAGCGATATACTGCTGATCTGGTGGCAAACGCAAATACGATCAATCCAGAACGCCAAGAACAACTCAAAGAGCTGGCAACTGATCTTACATCTGTATTGAAAGAAACCGATAAGCACGATGTGATCTTTGTCTGTACTCATAATTCGCGCAGAAGTCATTTGGCCGATCTGTGGTTTCGTTTTGCGCTTATGTACTATGGAGTAAACGAATTAGGGTCATTCTCGGGCGGTACCGAAGCAACAGCATTCAATCCCAGAGCCATTGCAGCCATGAAGCGTGCAGGGTTTAAAACTTCCTATGATAAATCAGCCGAAAACCCGATTGTATCCATCAGTCCACTCACGTATCCCGTTTGGAACGTAAGATCAAAGGTGTATTCTGATGATGCGAACCCAAAATCTAACTTCACGGCCGTCATGGTTTGTTCTGATGCCGACCGAGCATGTCCTGTTGTAGATGGAGCCACACAGCGCTTTGCTATTCCATACAACGACCCGAAGCACTATGATGGCACACCTTCGGAGGAGCTGAAGTATGACGAGACCGTGAAACTGATCGGAACAGAAATGATGTTCCTTGTAGATCAGATCAAAAAGCAGATGATACTGCAAGGCAAATCTGCACAATAA
- a CDS encoding DinB family protein, with the protein MKTKTQLLLELWLEARTRFTNQMTLLKADDLQKKLAPSPNSVGFLIRHMGDVELLFAKNVFGAADVKVTAKTVIANHDTGEWTDLAELKAYVSESFEKLKAIVEIQSEADWETTITTKEFGTRTKAEVFGRIVSHTAYHAGQMAIINKYGTH; encoded by the coding sequence ATGAAAACCAAAACTCAACTCCTCTTAGAACTCTGGCTGGAGGCTCGCACGCGTTTCACCAACCAAATGACCTTGCTTAAAGCTGACGATTTGCAGAAGAAACTAGCACCATCACCCAACTCGGTCGGGTTTCTGATTCGGCACATGGGAGATGTGGAATTGCTTTTTGCCAAGAACGTATTTGGCGCTGCTGATGTGAAGGTTACTGCCAAAACCGTTATTGCCAATCATGATACAGGAGAATGGACAGACCTAGCGGAATTGAAAGCCTACGTTTCCGAGTCGTTTGAGAAACTGAAAGCCATTGTGGAAATACAATCAGAAGCAGATTGGGAAACGACCATTACCACCAAGGAATTTGGCACCAGAACAAAGGCCGAAGTATTCGGACGGATTGTTTCGCATACAGCCTATCACGCAGGGCAAATGGCCATCATCAATAAATATGGAACACACTAA
- a CDS encoding metalloregulator ArsR/SmtB family transcription factor, translated as MPTSKQQFTERQELVSKFANALANPVRVAILEMLSKQACCFHGDMADVLPIAPSTLSQHLKVLKEAGLIQGEISPPKTKYCINRENWALAKGVLIGFLE; from the coding sequence ATGCCTACATCTAAACAGCAATTTACAGAGAGACAGGAATTGGTTTCCAAGTTTGCCAACGCTTTAGCAAACCCAGTTAGAGTGGCTATTTTGGAAATGCTTTCGAAGCAAGCCTGCTGTTTTCATGGCGATATGGCAGACGTACTTCCTATTGCTCCAAGCACGCTTTCGCAGCATTTAAAGGTTTTGAAAGAAGCAGGATTGATACAAGGAGAGATCAGTCCGCCCAAGACCAAGTACTGCATTAACCGAGAGAATTGGGCGCTTGCCAAAGGGGTGCTCATTGGATTTCTGGAGTAA
- a CDS encoding thioredoxin family protein, giving the protein MISIKVLGTGCPKCKTTYHNVMEALKQSNLEAQVEKIEDIEEILKYNVMTTPALLVNDVIKAKGRVADVSEIIAFLKAS; this is encoded by the coding sequence ATGATCAGCATCAAAGTATTAGGAACTGGTTGCCCGAAGTGTAAAACCACTTACCATAATGTGATGGAGGCTTTAAAGCAAAGCAATCTAGAGGCTCAGGTAGAAAAGATTGAAGACATTGAAGAGATCTTGAAGTACAACGTAATGACCACTCCTGCCCTGTTGGTCAACGATGTAATTAAAGCAAAAGGCCGTGTGGCAGATGTTAGCGAAATCATTGCATTCCTGAAAGCTTCGTGA
- a CDS encoding metalloregulator ArsR/SmtB family transcription factor produces MGLSKTEIFAERENLIASFAKAFGHPARVAILQYLINQQSCVCGDIVNEIGLAQATVSQHLKELKNIGLITGSIEGASVCYCIDPVKWNEMKSVFTGFLSQDISCKDSCC; encoded by the coding sequence ATGGGACTATCTAAAACAGAAATATTCGCTGAACGCGAAAATCTGATTGCCAGTTTTGCGAAAGCATTCGGACACCCGGCCCGAGTGGCCATTCTTCAGTACCTCATCAATCAGCAAAGCTGCGTATGTGGCGATATCGTAAACGAGATTGGCCTTGCACAAGCCACCGTATCGCAGCATCTGAAAGAATTGAAAAATATTGGCCTCATAACCGGAAGTATTGAAGGTGCTAGTGTCTGTTATTGCATTGACCCTGTAAAGTGGAACGAAATGAAAAGCGTTTTCACTGGTTTTCTGTCTCAGGATATTTCCTGTAAGGACAGTTGCTGTTAA
- a CDS encoding aromatic aminobenezylarsenical efflux permease ArsG family transporter: MDWLNEIAQNSEAPLLAAFALGLLTAISPCPLATNITATAYIAKTISNKKKVLLSGFLYTLGRTFSYTFIGAIIYFGASKFQVAKLFQGNGEKYIGFVLIFIGLIMLDVIKLSFIKTGNFTETLSEKFKTKGLWGSFLLGALFALAFCPYSGALFFAMLIPLTLSADAGLALPVLFSIGTGLPVILFAFVIAFSMEKLGLYFKAITKVEKVMRVVAGLTFVLTGLYYINIYFQLV; this comes from the coding sequence ATGGATTGGCTCAACGAAATCGCTCAAAACAGCGAAGCGCCATTATTGGCTGCGTTTGCGCTTGGACTTCTTACAGCCATTTCGCCTTGTCCGTTGGCTACCAACATTACAGCCACCGCATACATTGCTAAGACCATTAGCAACAAAAAGAAAGTGCTGCTAAGCGGGTTTCTCTACACTTTGGGGCGGACGTTTTCCTATACCTTCATAGGTGCAATCATCTATTTTGGAGCGAGCAAGTTTCAAGTGGCCAAGTTGTTTCAGGGCAATGGCGAGAAATACATTGGCTTTGTGCTCATCTTCATCGGACTGATCATGCTTGATGTGATCAAATTGAGCTTCATTAAAACAGGCAATTTCACCGAAACCCTTTCCGAAAAGTTCAAAACCAAAGGGCTTTGGGGTTCCTTTCTCTTAGGTGCTTTATTCGCCTTGGCTTTTTGCCCTTACAGTGGTGCGCTGTTTTTTGCCATGCTTATTCCGCTTACGCTCTCTGCCGATGCTGGATTGGCCTTACCCGTTCTGTTCTCCATCGGCACGGGTCTGCCCGTCATCCTTTTCGCCTTCGTTATTGCCTTTAGCATGGAGAAACTCGGTTTGTATTTCAAGGCCATTACCAAGGTTGAAAAAGTAATGCGCGTGGTTGCTGGACTAACGTTTGTCCTTACAGGGTTGTATTACATCAATATTTACTTTCAGCTGGTTTGA
- a CDS encoding fibronectin type III domain-containing protein → MRIVVLKWDKFSVQDKIKKVRFVVQKMTENAAIFDTPDPPLTVLSAQADMLEASEAATADGGKDRTLKRDMDLTKMVEMMDLQVLYVQTVTHGDREMTSLAGMDTKSDGSKWPIPKAPAGFIAKPGEFEGSVYMKCNGTLYKKRYVFQMFVETKDNLGEWKDIKTQGKNIYLHRNLERGRIYRFRVYAGNSAGDGPVSTEATSAAR, encoded by the coding sequence ATGCGAATAGTTGTTTTAAAGTGGGACAAATTTTCTGTCCAAGACAAAATCAAGAAAGTACGATTCGTTGTACAGAAGATGACCGAGAACGCGGCCATCTTTGACACTCCTGACCCACCCTTAACGGTATTGAGCGCGCAGGCCGATATGCTAGAAGCTTCGGAAGCGGCAACAGCTGATGGTGGCAAGGATCGGACACTAAAGCGCGACATGGACCTTACCAAAATGGTAGAAATGATGGACCTACAGGTGCTTTATGTACAGACCGTTACCCATGGCGACCGCGAAATGACCAGCTTGGCAGGTATGGACACTAAGAGTGATGGCAGCAAATGGCCCATTCCAAAAGCTCCTGCGGGTTTTATAGCCAAGCCTGGCGAATTTGAAGGTTCAGTATACATGAAGTGTAATGGAACGCTATACAAAAAGCGCTACGTATTTCAGATGTTTGTGGAGACCAAGGATAACCTTGGCGAATGGAAAGACATCAAAACACAAGGCAAGAACATCTACCTACACAGGAATTTAGAGCGCGGGCGTATCTATCGTTTTCGGGTGTATGCTGGCAACTCGGCTGGCGATGGCCCTGTAAGCACAGAGGCAACGAGCGCTGCACGTTAA
- a CDS encoding Crp/Fnr family transcriptional regulator: MDPLQLIRQRFPYLSDEDLMSVGSLFQMRRLEPGESFIKAGRVNYTGALVIEGLLRNYHHLPNGAERTVLFTAEGQTVGAYSSIIKHMPAVEHVVALETTMLLTMDMREFKKIMVASPNLMQAYAQILETMLLEAIERIDQFVLLSAEHRYLRFKKDFPDLEQRIPQKHLASYLGITAISLSRMRNRMVKRKLT; this comes from the coding sequence ATGGATCCCCTTCAACTTATAAGGCAACGATTTCCGTACCTCAGCGATGAAGACCTCATGTCGGTTGGATCGCTCTTTCAGATGCGTAGGCTCGAACCGGGAGAATCCTTCATCAAAGCTGGCCGTGTAAACTACACAGGTGCCTTGGTAATAGAAGGTTTACTTCGGAATTACCATCACCTTCCTAATGGTGCTGAAAGAACTGTTCTCTTCACGGCAGAAGGTCAGACCGTAGGTGCCTATTCATCCATTATAAAGCACATGCCAGCGGTGGAGCATGTGGTTGCGCTGGAAACGACCATGCTGCTGACGATGGATATGCGCGAATTCAAAAAGATCATGGTTGCAAGCCCTAATCTGATGCAGGCATATGCTCAGATACTGGAAACCATGCTGCTTGAAGCCATAGAACGGATCGATCAGTTCGTACTCTTAAGCGCTGAACACCGATACCTTAGATTCAAAAAGGATTTTCCGGATTTGGAGCAGCGCATTCCTCAGAAACATCTGGCTTCTTATTTAGGTATTACCGCCATTTCCTTATCACGGATGCGAAACCGCATGGTAAAGCGGAAGTTAACCTAA
- a CDS encoding tetratricopeptide repeat protein yields MKRTILYLASFLWLHVQASSPVDSLYSELKDAHIDTIQLQLLNRLCAMERDRGNFDLSDSLASEALQRAVAIHSLKWEAEARINQGNTTQKRGNFHAVLRSRDELRQLVTRANDHRLWGNYHTLMANCHRKMGDLPTAMDAYLKALSFFEQINDLKGMASTYNNMAIVQAAQNRFDLALNYFVRYAEMNRMRGDAAGMAMGHRNQATCLIEMGKLAEARVLADSALTEFRNLENRAQEAALLSTIAIINFKLGKIQEASEYFEAAMKLTDELGMTMAHVSNQISLGGVRIEQQRFTEAKQLIEQGVSTALKLGHKEHIRDGYHQMSILDSAMNNMAAALEHYKLFVLYKDSIFNETSSEQLAEMETRFETERKEQQIVLLNKDKEIKDKEISEQKVLRNAALLGFFIMLLSASVFLLQRNRIKKEKEHSEELLLNILPYETAQELKSKGSADAKMIDMATVLFTDFKGFTALSEQLTPQQLVAEINECFSEFDRICERHNIEKIKTIGDAYMAAGGLPTANSTHAIDVVQAAIEIRDFMAKRNRTGNSRFEIRIGVHTGPVVAGIVGIKKFQYDIWGDTVNIASRMESSGEVGKINISEFTYGLVKDAFMCEYRGEVEAKGKGMMRMYFVQ; encoded by the coding sequence ATGAAACGCACCATCCTCTACTTAGCATCCTTCCTGTGGTTGCATGTGCAGGCTTCTTCTCCTGTAGACAGCCTCTATTCTGAACTCAAAGATGCACACATCGACACGATTCAACTGCAATTGTTGAATAGACTTTGCGCGATGGAACGAGACCGAGGCAATTTCGACCTTTCAGACAGTCTGGCAAGCGAGGCGCTTCAGCGGGCCGTGGCCATTCATTCGTTAAAATGGGAAGCTGAAGCCCGTATCAATCAAGGTAATACCACACAGAAAAGAGGCAATTTTCATGCAGTCTTGCGTAGCAGAGACGAACTCAGGCAACTGGTGACACGCGCAAACGACCACCGACTTTGGGGCAATTACCACACACTGATGGCCAATTGCCATCGCAAAATGGGCGATCTGCCCACAGCCATGGACGCCTATTTGAAAGCACTTTCCTTCTTCGAACAGATAAACGATCTGAAAGGGATGGCCTCGACCTACAACAATATGGCCATTGTGCAAGCAGCTCAGAACCGTTTCGATCTGGCGCTAAATTACTTTGTCCGATACGCAGAAATGAACCGTATGCGCGGGGATGCAGCAGGAATGGCCATGGGACATCGCAATCAGGCCACATGCCTTATCGAAATGGGAAAATTGGCCGAGGCCCGTGTCTTGGCCGACAGCGCGCTGACCGAGTTCCGAAACCTGGAAAACAGAGCTCAGGAAGCAGCGCTTTTGAGCACCATTGCCATCATCAATTTCAAATTGGGAAAGATCCAAGAGGCCTCAGAATACTTTGAAGCAGCAATGAAACTGACCGATGAGCTAGGAATGACCATGGCGCATGTCAGCAATCAGATATCGCTTGGTGGCGTTCGCATAGAACAGCAAAGGTTTACTGAGGCCAAACAGTTGATCGAACAGGGAGTATCAACCGCTTTGAAGCTCGGACACAAGGAACACATACGAGATGGTTACCATCAAATGTCCATTCTCGATAGCGCCATGAACAATATGGCTGCTGCGTTGGAGCACTACAAACTCTTTGTGCTTTATAAAGACAGCATTTTCAATGAGACGTCATCCGAGCAACTTGCCGAAATGGAGACACGATTTGAAACCGAACGGAAAGAACAGCAGATAGTACTGTTGAACAAGGATAAGGAGATCAAGGACAAGGAGATTTCGGAACAGAAGGTTTTGAGGAATGCCGCGTTGCTAGGCTTTTTCATCATGCTGTTATCTGCCAGTGTTTTTCTTTTACAGCGAAACCGGATAAAGAAGGAGAAGGAACATAGTGAGGAGTTGTTACTGAACATACTTCCATACGAAACTGCGCAAGAATTGAAAAGCAAAGGAAGTGCCGATGCAAAGATGATTGATATGGCCACCGTGCTTTTTACTGATTTCAAAGGATTTACGGCCTTAAGTGAGCAACTGACCCCGCAGCAACTGGTGGCCGAGATAAACGAGTGCTTCTCAGAATTCGACCGCATCTGCGAACGGCACAACATAGAGAAGATAAAGACCATTGGCGATGCTTACATGGCAGCCGGAGGTCTTCCCACCGCCAATTCGACCCACGCCATTGATGTGGTACAGGCTGCCATTGAGATTCGCGATTTCATGGCCAAAAGAAACCGAACAGGCAATAGCAGGTTTGAAATACGGATAGGTGTGCATACAGGGCCAGTTGTGGCGGGCATTGTAGGTATCAAGAAGTTCCAATATGACATTTGGGGCGACACGGTGAACATTGCAAGCAGAATGGAAAGCTCGGGCGAAGTCGGAAAGATCAACATATCGGAGTTTACCTATGGGCTGGTAAAAGATGCCTTCATGTGCGAATACCGCGGTGAGGTGGAAGCCAAAGGAAAAGGAATGATGAGAATGTATTTTGTGCAATGA